A window of Kocuria sp. TGY1127_2 genomic DNA:
CACAACGTGGACGCTGCGATCTTCTTCTCCGACATCGTTGTGCCGCTCAAGGTCGCTGGCCTGGATGTCGATATCGTGCCGGGGCGAGGGCCAGTCATGGGTGCCCCCTACAACACGATGGAACGCATCAGCCATTTGCCAGAGGTCCCGGATTCGGCTTTCGACCCGATTCGTGAGGCAGTAGCGCTCACCGTGAACCAGCTCGGCGAGACCCCGCTGATCGGTTTCGCAGGGGCTCCGTTCACCGTCGCCGCATACATGGCCGAAGGCTCATCATCCCGGGACCATTTGGGCCCACGAACCATGATGCATCGGGATCCGGAAGCATGGGACGCTCTGGCCTCTTGGGTTTCACGAGTCGCCGGGCAGTTCCTGACTGCTCAGATCGAGGCGGGGGCCAGTGCGGTCCAGCTCTTCGACTCGTGGGCCGGGTCGTTGCCGGAACGCGACTACAGAGAACACGTCATGAAGCATTCTGCGAGTGCACTCGCGGCCGTTGAGCCTTATGGAGTTCCTCGTGTCCACTTCGGTACCGGGACCGGAGAACTCCTCCTGGCGATGAAAGAAGCCGGGGCCGACGTCATCGGTGTGGATTATCGGCTGGACCTGGACGAAGCATCGCGCCGGGTGGGCCCGGAGACCCCGCTCCAGGGCAATATCGACCCTGCTTTGCTCGACGCGGGGTGGGATGTTCTGCAGAAGCACACCATGGACGTACTCTCGAAGGGTAAGACCGCCGTGGCTCACATCGTGAATCTGGGTCACGGCGTCCCGCCGAGCACGGACCCCGCCGTGCTGACCCGGCTCGTCGAACTCATACATGAAAGTTAGCGTCGATGGCACCCGAACCTCAGAAAGTCACTCCGGCCCAGGCCAAGACCCTCAAGAGCGCCGAAACGCCCGCGTCGTCGGAGGATTCCTCCGCCACGTCCGCTAAGTCCTCTTCGGGCGCGCGGAAGCGCAAGGCCAGAACCGCTCTCGTCGTCGGAGGCGGTGTATCCGGACTGCTTGCCGCACGCGAACTCGCGGAAAGAGGATTGCGGGTCGTTCTCACGGAGACCCGGGACCATTTCGGCGGAGCCGTCGGCGCGCACCAGGTAGCAGGGATGGTCCTCGACTCGGGCGCGGAATCCTATGCGACTCGTAACGGCTCGGTCGCGGAGCTCATTGACGATCTCGGGCTGGGGCATTCACGCACGGTCCCGTCTCGCGCGGGCTCGTGGCTGTACCTGCCGAGCGGACCGGTACCGATGCCTTCTTCAGGGATACTCGGCATTCCCGCCAATCCGAATGATCCTCAATTGCGTCCCGCGCTCACTTCGGCCGGGCAACGACGAGCCGCGATGGACCGCTACTTGCCGGCCTCCGTAGGATCGCACCAGAAAACTCTGGGTGGACTCGTCAAAGCACGAATGGGCCAACACGTCGTGGACGGCCTGGTCGCTCCGGTCACGATGGGCATCCATTCGACGCACCCGGACGAACTCGACGTGGACGCCGTCGCGCCCGGTCTGCGGGAGGGCATCAAGACCTACGGTTCACTCGGAGCCTCCGCGGCAGTGCTTCGCGCCAACGCTCCGGCAGGGTCACAGGTAGCGGGTCTCGAGGGCGGGATGAACCAGCTTTCGGAAGCGTTGGTCAACGATCTCACCCGTCGTGGCGTTCGGTTGTTGGCCGGTTGCGACGTCATCGCGATCGACCGAGATGAAGTGACCCAGAACTGGATCGCGATCCGCCGGCAGGAAGGGGCGGCCGGCAAGAGAGCTGCCCTCACGGCTGACGTGCTGGTTCTTGCAACGGACGGCCCGACGACGGTCCGCCTTCTCGGCCCGCACCTGGACAGTGACCTTCTGCCCGAAGCTCGACGCGGACCGGAAATCGCATTGGCGACCCTCGTTCTCGACGCACCTGCACTGGACTCCGCGCCCCGTGGCACCGGGGTATTGGTCAGCGATCAGGTGCGCACCGTGCGTGCCAAAGCACTGACTCACGCCACCGCAAAATGGCAGTGGATCGCCGACCGGGCCGGAGAGCACCGCCATGTCCTTCGACTCTCCTACGGACGGGGCACGACCTCCCAAGGACAATCGATCACCGAACTGACGCTGTCGGACGAGCAACTCATGAGCCTCGCCCTGCATGATGCGTCCCGCATCATGGGCACGAGCCTTAACCGGAAGTACCTGCTGGGCGCCGACGTCGTCCGGTGGAAGACGGCGATGCCTCACGTTGCCGTGGGCCATGCCCAAAAGGTCAAGAACTTCCGGCAAAACCTCTCGAAACTCAGCCGGGTCGCTTCCGTCGGCGCCTGGCTGTCCGGAACGGGCCTGGCTTCGCTGGTTCCGGACACGCGCAAGACC
This region includes:
- the hemE gene encoding uroporphyrinogen decarboxylase, coding for MTTPNLTQRPMLTEAQLALLPSSHPLRSAGTAQSPMIRAMVGDRPEHPPVWFMRQAGRSLPEYRAAREDTTMLESCLTPSLASEITMQPVRRHNVDAAIFFSDIVVPLKVAGLDVDIVPGRGPVMGAPYNTMERISHLPEVPDSAFDPIREAVALTVNQLGETPLIGFAGAPFTVAAYMAEGSSSRDHLGPRTMMHRDPEAWDALASWVSRVAGQFLTAQIEAGASAVQLFDSWAGSLPERDYREHVMKHSASALAAVEPYGVPRVHFGTGTGELLLAMKEAGADVIGVDYRLDLDEASRRVGPETPLQGNIDPALLDAGWDVLQKHTMDVLSKGKTAVAHIVNLGHGVPPSTDPAVLTRLVELIHES
- the hemG gene encoding protoporphyrinogen oxidase; the encoded protein is MAPEPQKVTPAQAKTLKSAETPASSEDSSATSAKSSSGARKRKARTALVVGGGVSGLLAARELAERGLRVVLTETRDHFGGAVGAHQVAGMVLDSGAESYATRNGSVAELIDDLGLGHSRTVPSRAGSWLYLPSGPVPMPSSGILGIPANPNDPQLRPALTSAGQRRAAMDRYLPASVGSHQKTLGGLVKARMGQHVVDGLVAPVTMGIHSTHPDELDVDAVAPGLREGIKTYGSLGASAAVLRANAPAGSQVAGLEGGMNQLSEALVNDLTRRGVRLLAGCDVIAIDRDEVTQNWIAIRRQEGAAGKRAALTADVLVLATDGPTTVRLLGPHLDSDLLPEARRGPEIALATLVLDAPALDSAPRGTGVLVSDQVRTVRAKALTHATAKWQWIADRAGEHRHVLRLSYGRGTTSQGQSITELTLSDEQLMSLALHDASRIMGTSLNRKYLLGADVVRWKTAMPHVAVGHAQKVKNFRQNLSKLSRVASVGAWLSGTGLASLVPDTRKTIAELDLG